The Fusarium falciforme chromosome 4, complete sequence genomic interval GCGGAGGGGCAGATTCTCTTCCAGCAGGCAAGATGAGCCATGATTCCGGTGCCATAGGCCCAAAGGCTGACAGCTGCGTGTAGCTATACCTTGATAATAACGACACTAACACAAAGGCACTTCTTGCTCGCAGTGAGAaggctggtgctgctgctatCGTCTTTACCGTTGATGCTGTCGCTGACGGTAACCGACCTCGTCGGAGGCGATTTGAGTCTTCGTTCAACCCCGAGTAAGCCCGCTACCTTTGCCCAACAAACCGTCACAGACTGACAGTGGAAACTTTAGCGAGGAGCTCTCTCTTTTCAACGTACGTGACTGTTGTGTAAAAGTTATCCCTCGTCAGCTGACAAGAAATAGTGGGAATACTATGACAAGTTGGCTAGCCTTACCGACCTCCCCGTGGCCGTCAAGGGCATCAACAGTGTCGAAGATGCCAAGCTCGCCGTCGAGCACAAGGTAccggccatcatcatctccaaccacGGCGGCCGCCAAGTCGACGGCGTCTCCTCGGCTATCGAGACTGCGCTCGAGATTCACAACGAAGCCCCAGAGGTGTTCAAGCAGACCGAAGTCTGGGCCGACGGCGGCGTTCGCTACGGAACCGACGTGATCAAGCTGCTGGCTCTGGGCGTCAAGGCCATCGGCCTCGGTCGATCCTTTATGTACTCTAATGTCTATGGTGCCGAGGGCGTTGAGAGGGCGATTGAGATTCTCAAGTACGAGATTGCGATTGATGCTGCCAACCTTGGGATTTCTGACCtcaagaagattaatccagACTGGGTGAGTTCAAGTTTGATCAACCATTTTGATGTGGTTACTGATAGGTTACAGGTGAGGTGGAACCAAAATGGTTGGTATAGCTGAACGACACAACCATAGCGAAgtggtggtgttggagaTGTAGCGAACAACCTGTTGAATACCATGTAAATATTGAAAGCAGAGCAACTTGTGTCGCGTTTATCCCCGCACTGAGTGGCTAGGTCTAGTTCTATATCACAGCATGAGAGTAAGGCATGGATCTGCAAACTGTGCCTGTTCTGTTCACCTCGAAGAAATATTGCTCTACCAAGACTTGATACTGGCAGCGAATCCCAGGATTGTCTTGTCAAGTGTTTCCATAGCGTCCATGTCCTATAGTTGAACGTTGAGAATATGTCGGTTCTAGAAAGGTTCCGGAGTCGAGATTCTGAGACATAGGTATTTTGAGTAGTGTCTTGCAGTGGATTTTCGTCTCGTCAACAACGAGAGAAGGCCAAATTCCAGGCAAAGCTTACAGAAGACAACAAAGCAGAGGCAGATTAACACAGATTACATTGCAACAATGTCTCATGCAACACTGGATGCGAAAGAGCAATCCCATCTTTTGTGGAATAATACCAGACAAATACGCTAAAGTAATCCGTACGACCCATCATGGCAAATTTCCATCCCTCAACGCAGGTAGTAAAAGCTATCTCGTCTAGACATGTCGTTCATAcataagagaaaaagaaggggGTATCTGCTAAAGCATTGAAAACAACGAgacagaaaaagaaaaatcaCCGCTTGCTGAGCGGGCACAAGTACAGTCGTAAAAAAAGACTTCAACGACTCATATCCGTTAATCCTCCCAGGCCTGCGTATTCATCCCAGGCTGACAAcatctcgtcgtcttccctCTCTACGAATGTTTGCATGACTGCCCAGTCAGAGTCTTCATGCATGATATACGGCTCTCCCTCGTTGTCGGCGCGTGATGGCAATGTGGCGCTGCGGGATAGGCCGCCTTTGCGTCGTAGGTCGGGGAGCATGCTATGGCGTCTGGATTTACCCCCGAGGGAGCTGTGACGCTCAACCATGTGTTCCACGTTTTCGGCGTATCTGGAACTGTCGGAGAAGAGGGCGCTGATGGGGCGTCGCTTGGAGACGCGGCCGGAGACGGAGCGCGCAACCATGGACATGACATCACGCCTCTTTT includes:
- a CDS encoding FMN hydroxy acid dehydrogenase domain-containing protein; amino-acid sequence: MRPQLLTAALVPGAFAARPFLNEPDIGLEEFLGEIEPGTLPNISAIATLHDFDFAARNYLPQSNYSWFRHGAGGEWSYRNNLEAFQRYTFKQRALTDITKVRNSLPTTILGHNFSAPFYISPAAQGIRCHPEAESGLVKGAAAGDILYIPSIFASKTIEEIAAEKAEGQILFQQLYLDNNDTNTKALLARSEKAGAAAIVFTVDAVADGNRPRRRRFESSFNPDEELSLFNWEYYDKLASLTDLPVAVKGINSVEDAKLAVEHKVPAIIISNHGGRQVDGVSSAIETALEIHNEAPEVFKQTEVWADGGVRYGTDVIKLLALGVKAIGLGRSFMYSNVYGAEGVERAIEILKYEIAIDAANLGISDLKKINPDWVRWNQNGWYS